In Candidatus Binataceae bacterium, a genomic segment contains:
- a CDS encoding serine hydrolase domain-containing protein: protein MSQALIDTVLPRLTDRIHQVMTQQGVPGVSVGIVRDQELLWSGGFGYADLASSRAMDADTIFGIASITKTFTATAIMQLRDKDKLALDEQVTKYIPEAKKVRCRHGSIRDLTLRRLMTHRTGLVGETPTGHWSNMTFPSRAEIIAMLPKIEVVFETDATFKYNNLAFVLLGEVIARVSRRSYRDYIRRQILEPLGMESSGFDVSNPRNATGYMPERYQDAPAIAPDPPTNGYIAAAGLRSCVTDLAKWISLQLRGGADGGAPQVLSAKSLSEMHRISFVEPGWLAGYGLCWMASRFGENIYMHHGGSVPGFLSMVAFNKPHKLGVIVLTNKQGNVASGTIAFEALEMLVGEVKKEISAPASTPAPENLKPLLGRYTGLPAFGALFHIEWRRGGLHLVIPPDPYLVPLPPVAMIATDKPNVFIVREGRFAGEPLIFEFDADGNVAGFQLTALGGHLQKTD from the coding sequence GTGTCCCAGGCGCTAATCGATACCGTCTTACCGAGGCTTACCGATCGCATCCACCAGGTGATGACGCAGCAGGGCGTGCCGGGAGTTTCTGTGGGCATCGTGCGCGACCAGGAACTCCTGTGGTCGGGAGGGTTCGGCTATGCCGACCTCGCGTCGAGCCGCGCGATGGATGCGGACACGATTTTCGGTATCGCCTCGATCACCAAGACCTTCACCGCGACCGCGATCATGCAGCTCCGCGACAAGGACAAGCTCGCGCTCGACGAGCAGGTCACGAAGTACATCCCCGAAGCCAAAAAGGTCCGATGCCGCCACGGCTCGATCCGAGACCTCACGCTGCGGCGCCTGATGACGCATCGCACGGGACTTGTTGGCGAGACGCCCACCGGGCACTGGTCGAACATGACGTTCCCGTCGCGCGCGGAAATTATCGCGATGCTGCCGAAGATCGAAGTCGTGTTCGAGACTGACGCGACGTTCAAATACAACAACCTCGCGTTCGTGCTGCTGGGCGAGGTGATCGCGCGCGTCTCGCGCCGTTCCTATCGCGACTACATCCGGCGGCAGATCCTCGAGCCGCTGGGAATGGAATCGAGCGGCTTCGACGTGAGCAATCCGCGCAATGCGACGGGATACATGCCCGAGCGCTATCAGGATGCACCCGCAATCGCGCCCGACCCGCCGACCAACGGATACATCGCGGCGGCGGGTCTGCGCTCGTGCGTGACGGACCTCGCGAAATGGATTTCGCTACAGCTCCGTGGGGGTGCGGATGGCGGCGCTCCGCAGGTGCTCAGCGCAAAGTCGCTGAGTGAGATGCATCGGATATCTTTCGTCGAGCCGGGATGGCTCGCCGGCTACGGCCTATGCTGGATGGCGTCGCGATTCGGCGAGAATATCTACATGCATCATGGCGGCTCGGTGCCGGGTTTTCTCTCGATGGTCGCGTTCAACAAGCCGCACAAGCTCGGCGTCATCGTGCTGACGAACAAGCAGGGCAACGTCGCTTCGGGAACGATCGCGTTCGAAGCGCTCGAGATGCTGGTCGGCGAAGTGAAGAAGGAAATTTCCGCGCCGGCGTCGACGCCAGCGCCGGAGAATCTGAAACCGCTTCTCGGCAGATACACAGGATTGCCGGCATTCGGCGCACTCTTCCACATCGAATGGCGCCGCGGCGGTTTGCATCTGGTGATTCCGCCGGATCCCTATCTCGTGCCGCTTCCGCCCGTCGCGATGATCGCCACGGACAAACCCAACGTCTTTATCGTGCGAGAAGGAAGGTTCGCGGGCGAACCGCTAATCTTCGAGTTCGATGCCGATGGCAATGTCGCCGGCTTCCAACTGACAGCGCTCGGCGGCCACCTGCAAAAGACCGATTGA
- a CDS encoding acyl-CoA dehydrogenase family protein translates to MQEQSIALRHQTDTVTMSVADIYANAKALSGYLREKAAAIDEARKLPKEVAERLRDAGMFRLMMPKEWGGPEMCPAEQVEIIEEIAKANASAAWCVMIGCDSGFFAGFLEDQHAREVYPRLDMATAGSAWPTGRAERVPNGYRVTGEWSFGSGITHAEVVELNCVLYENGAPILRGRGTPLTSAFLTPVSNVEVIDNWHTTGLQGTGSNDYRVNDLFVAERFLCDMRVARRPGVLWRSVRNFLPKVAGVPLGAARAAIDYATETLAGRVEKPSGRPYRNNSRVQSVIAEAEMKLSAARSYVFLAMEKEWKRLEKHEEPTVAERADSWLSRVNAGQSARDVIRMVYDLLGSTAIYSERSPMDRALRDADTFCQHIVLQRKTLETVGGLLLKADRPSFPFI, encoded by the coding sequence ATGCAAGAACAATCGATCGCTCTGAGACATCAGACCGATACCGTGACGATGAGCGTGGCTGACATCTATGCCAACGCCAAGGCTCTCAGCGGTTACCTGCGCGAGAAGGCGGCCGCAATCGACGAAGCTCGCAAGCTGCCCAAGGAGGTTGCCGAGCGTTTGCGTGATGCCGGCATGTTCCGCCTGATGATGCCGAAAGAGTGGGGTGGTCCGGAAATGTGCCCTGCGGAGCAGGTCGAGATCATCGAGGAAATCGCGAAAGCCAACGCGTCGGCAGCATGGTGCGTGATGATCGGATGCGATTCGGGATTCTTCGCCGGTTTTCTCGAAGACCAGCACGCCAGAGAGGTTTACCCGCGCCTCGACATGGCGACCGCCGGCAGCGCCTGGCCGACGGGGCGCGCCGAGCGCGTACCGAATGGCTATCGCGTGACGGGAGAATGGTCGTTTGGTTCGGGTATCACGCATGCTGAGGTCGTGGAGCTCAATTGCGTTCTGTATGAAAACGGCGCGCCGATACTAAGGGGACGCGGCACGCCGCTTACGTCCGCATTTCTGACGCCAGTATCCAATGTCGAGGTTATCGACAACTGGCACACCACGGGCCTGCAAGGGACTGGCAGCAATGACTATCGCGTGAACGATCTGTTCGTCGCCGAGAGGTTTCTATGCGACATGCGAGTAGCGCGTCGCCCGGGTGTTCTCTGGCGCAGCGTCAGGAATTTCCTGCCCAAGGTCGCGGGCGTTCCACTCGGCGCCGCCCGCGCAGCGATTGACTACGCGACTGAGACGTTGGCAGGACGGGTCGAGAAACCATCGGGCCGTCCTTACCGAAACAACAGCCGCGTTCAGAGCGTCATTGCCGAAGCGGAAATGAAATTAAGCGCCGCTCGTTCCTACGTTTTCCTTGCGATGGAAAAGGAATGGAAACGACTCGAGAAACACGAAGAGCCGACGGTCGCCGAGCGTGCAGACTCGTGGCTCTCGCGCGTCAATGCAGGACAATCCGCGCGTGACGTAATCAGGATGGTTTACGACCTGCTCGGCTCGACGGCGATTTATTCCGAGCGCTCCCCCATGGATCGGGCGTTACGTGACGCGGACACTTTCTGTCAACACATCGTCCTGCAACGGAAGACCCTGGAAACAGTCGGTGGGCTGCTCCTCAAAGCAGACCGCCCGTCGTTTCCATTCATCTAG
- a CDS encoding aminopeptidase, with the protein MRLRLLVFIRGVFAATAILVLSGCYAGYLMRAAYEGGRILWNRKPISTELASTDLSKETRDKLETILAVRKFAADDLGLNVGGAYETIAPVHESAIIHVVMAAPRNSLAPYTWWFPIVGSVPYRGYFEESHAVDEARYLEDQGLDTMVRPAVAFSSLGFFDDPVLSNMLKVDRVELAGVIIHELFHRTYYLASDAMFDESAATYVGNAGAIAFFTKTEGAASEDAKSARDVLESDMMFADFLEQSEAALLRIYMLNIPIDDILKQRQVAFAQIQANYAKLEPSLSGLERFDLDKEPLNNAVLVNYLLYFHDLKNFAKLNQQNNNDLRATIAQIISLAKAHEEDPFYAIWQATHPAPTASH; encoded by the coding sequence GTGCGGCTTAGGCTGTTGGTTTTCATTCGCGGCGTGTTCGCGGCCACGGCGATCCTGGTCCTGAGCGGGTGCTACGCCGGATATCTCATGCGGGCCGCGTACGAAGGCGGCAGGATCCTGTGGAATCGTAAACCGATAAGCACCGAGCTCGCGAGTACCGACCTCTCCAAGGAAACGCGCGACAAGCTCGAAACCATTCTCGCCGTGCGCAAATTCGCAGCCGACGATCTGGGCCTCAACGTCGGCGGCGCTTACGAAACGATCGCGCCGGTGCACGAGAGCGCAATCATCCACGTGGTGATGGCAGCGCCGCGCAATTCGCTGGCACCTTACACATGGTGGTTTCCGATCGTCGGCAGCGTGCCCTATCGCGGCTACTTCGAGGAATCGCACGCGGTCGACGAGGCACGCTACCTGGAGGACCAGGGCCTCGACACGATGGTGCGGCCGGCGGTGGCGTTTTCGAGTCTGGGATTTTTCGACGATCCGGTGCTGTCGAACATGCTCAAGGTCGATCGCGTCGAACTGGCGGGCGTGATTATCCACGAGCTGTTCCATCGCACCTACTATCTCGCGAGCGATGCGATGTTCGATGAATCGGCCGCGACCTATGTCGGCAACGCGGGCGCGATCGCGTTCTTCACCAAGACCGAAGGCGCGGCGTCGGAGGATGCGAAGTCGGCGCGCGACGTCCTGGAAAGCGACATGATGTTCGCGGATTTTCTCGAACAGTCCGAGGCCGCGCTCCTGCGCATCTACATGCTGAATATTCCCATCGACGACATCCTGAAGCAGCGCCAGGTGGCGTTCGCGCAGATTCAGGCCAACTACGCAAAGCTCGAACCGTCGCTATCGGGGCTCGAGCGCTTCGACCTCGACAAGGAGCCGCTCAACAACGCCGTGCTGGTTAACTACCTGTTATATTTCCACGACCTGAAAAACTTCGCGAAGCTGAACCAGCAGAACAACAACGATCTGAGAGCGACGATCGCGCAAATAATCTCGCTCGCCAAAGCCCACGAGGAAGACCCCTTCTACGCGATCTGGCAAGCAACGCATCCCGCACCAACGGCTTCGCACTGA
- a CDS encoding ABC transporter ATP-binding protein produces MQIAEEQPLARVLDRDLLKWVWTFVRPYQKLFFIATALMPLNSLFGLAQPYIVKLTIDIFLADNHAHSPRWLTDVFAIAGGPSLVIMGLMYLTLVIGEFTSNYGQSYLTMMVAQYSLSDLRLALFRHVERLPMSFFDRTPVGRLVSRMTTDIDGINDMFAQGSLTIFVDCLTLAGIIAIMMSLSPHLALWSFCAIPPLAVLLNFVRVRSRIVFGEIRDRLAALNSYLSEAISGMVVIQLFTREKESRREFDALNRKSRDAQMMANIYDAAQFSCVDAISSVTVAMILWTGGGSVIHHAITFGTLVAFIQYAQMFFMPLREMSGKYTALQSALASAEKIHAVMREPDAITTPAQPKLPATTRGGIVFDHVVFEYRKGEPVLRDLSFTVEPGQKIAIVGPTGSGKTTIIKLLNRQYDVTAGRILVDGVDVREWDLTALRRTIGYVQQDVFLFAGDLLENVRLSRTELTEDQITLALQRAQAMRFVERLPDKLHEIIRERGANLSAGQRQLLSFARALAYDPRILVMDEATSSVDSETERLIQIALDELLADRTAVVIAHRLSTIERADRILVLSSGVLRESGTHTELLSQRGIYFRLFQLQYAAAIESAARQAAD; encoded by the coding sequence ATGCAGATCGCCGAAGAACAACCGCTCGCGCGCGTATTGGATCGCGACCTGCTCAAGTGGGTGTGGACGTTCGTGCGTCCGTACCAGAAGCTGTTTTTTATCGCGACTGCGCTGATGCCGCTGAACTCGCTGTTCGGATTGGCTCAGCCGTACATCGTCAAGCTCACGATCGACATCTTCCTGGCCGACAATCACGCGCACAGTCCCCGTTGGCTGACCGACGTGTTCGCGATCGCCGGCGGCCCGAGCCTCGTCATCATGGGGCTGATGTATCTGACGCTAGTTATCGGCGAGTTCACGAGCAACTACGGCCAGTCGTATCTGACGATGATGGTCGCGCAGTATAGCCTCTCCGACCTGCGGCTGGCGCTGTTCCGACACGTCGAGCGGCTGCCGATGTCGTTCTTCGATCGCACTCCGGTCGGCCGCCTCGTGAGCCGTATGACGACTGACATCGACGGCATCAACGACATGTTCGCGCAGGGCTCGCTGACGATATTCGTCGATTGTCTGACGCTCGCCGGAATCATCGCGATCATGATGAGCCTCAGCCCGCACCTGGCCTTGTGGTCGTTCTGCGCGATTCCGCCGCTCGCGGTGCTGCTCAATTTCGTGCGCGTGAGATCGCGAATCGTGTTCGGCGAAATCCGCGATCGCCTCGCGGCGCTGAACTCGTATTTGTCCGAGGCGATCAGCGGGATGGTCGTGATTCAGCTCTTCACGCGCGAGAAAGAATCGCGCCGCGAGTTCGACGCGCTCAACCGCAAGAGCCGCGACGCGCAGATGATGGCGAATATCTACGACGCGGCGCAGTTCTCGTGCGTTGACGCGATAAGCTCGGTGACCGTCGCGATGATTCTATGGACCGGCGGCGGCAGCGTGATTCATCACGCGATCACGTTCGGCACGCTGGTCGCCTTCATCCAGTACGCGCAGATGTTCTTCATGCCGCTGCGCGAGATGTCGGGCAAATATACGGCGCTGCAGTCGGCGCTCGCGTCGGCGGAAAAGATCCACGCCGTGATGCGCGAGCCCGATGCGATCACGACTCCCGCCCAGCCGAAGCTGCCCGCGACGACGCGCGGCGGGATCGTTTTCGATCATGTCGTATTCGAGTATCGCAAGGGCGAGCCGGTGCTGCGCGATCTCAGCTTTACGGTCGAGCCGGGACAGAAGATCGCGATCGTCGGACCGACCGGCTCGGGCAAGACGACGATAATCAAGCTCCTGAATCGCCAATACGATGTGACCGCGGGCCGCATCCTCGTCGATGGGGTCGATGTGCGCGAGTGGGATCTCACCGCGCTGCGCCGCACGATCGGTTACGTGCAGCAGGACGTGTTCCTCTTCGCCGGCGACCTGCTCGAAAACGTGCGCCTCTCGCGAACCGAGCTGACCGAGGATCAAATCACGCTCGCACTCCAGCGCGCTCAGGCGATGCGCTTCGTCGAGCGGTTGCCGGACAAGCTGCACGAAATAATTCGCGAACGCGGCGCCAATCTTTCCGCCGGTCAACGTCAGTTATTGTCCTTCGCGCGTGCGCTCGCGTACGATCCTCGTATCCTCGTGATGGACGAAGCGACATCGAGCGTTGACAGCGAAACCGAGCGTCTGATCCAGATCGCGCTCGATGAACTGTTGGCCGATCGCACCGCGGTCGTGATCGCGCATCGTTTGTCCACAATTGAGCGCGCCGATCGCATCCTCGTGTTGAGCAGTGGCGTGTTGCGCGAGAGCGGGACGCACACCGAGCTGCTCAGCCAGCGCGGTATTTATTTCCGACTGTTCCAACTCCAATATGCCGCCGCGATCGAAAGCGCCGCTCGCCAGGCGGCTGACTAG
- a CDS encoding ABC transporter ATP-binding protein has protein sequence MKRLFLYMGRYWLRYSFGILCTFATATLAMIIPLFIRDAINATQAGHIEIVSHYAKLMMLAAIGLGIVRWFSRFTIFNIGRDIEYDLRNDLFEHLTRLGTDFYERMKTGDLMSRMINDLTAVRMLVGMGVLTFANTPLYYGYAIVFMVHLNSHLTMFALMPYVVLLIGIRWLTRSLMARSLKVQEGLGTIGAKVQESLAGIHVVKAYTLEEHERAQFRAINDDYNEQGLALARVRGGMMPMIRSASASATMIVLIYGGRMVMLHHMSIGDLVAFMSYLGQLAWPTTSLGWMISLYQRGKASMKRLADLFDVKPHAAIANGVTELRVRGAIEWDNVSFSYFARDGMPTNGKTQYALRDINVKVSPGEKLAIVGRTGSGKSTMVKLLVHLLDPTAGRVLLDGADVRQVPLSALRHAVGMVPQEPTLFSDTLARNISFGKTNADMAEVAGAARIAGLEPDIEALANGFETIVGERGMALSGGQKQRVTIARLLTYNPGVVVLDDALSSVDTETEKSVLHSLEESVRGRTTIVVAHRASTVRDADQIIVLDDGTIAERGTHEELMMQHGIYAELFRRQLMEEELEQY, from the coding sequence ATGAAACGCCTGTTCTTATACATGGGCCGCTACTGGCTGCGGTATTCGTTCGGGATTCTCTGTACTTTCGCGACCGCTACGCTCGCGATGATCATCCCGCTGTTCATCCGCGATGCGATCAACGCAACCCAGGCGGGCCATATTGAAATCGTCTCGCACTACGCCAAGCTGATGATGCTCGCGGCAATCGGCCTCGGCATCGTGCGATGGTTCTCGCGCTTCACAATCTTCAACATCGGCCGCGATATCGAGTATGACCTGCGCAACGATCTCTTCGAGCATCTGACCAGGCTCGGTACCGACTTCTACGAGCGGATGAAGACCGGCGACCTGATGTCGCGCATGATCAACGACCTCACCGCGGTGCGGATGCTGGTCGGGATGGGCGTGCTGACCTTCGCCAACACTCCTCTCTACTACGGCTACGCGATCGTGTTCATGGTTCATCTCAACTCGCATCTCACGATGTTCGCGTTGATGCCGTACGTCGTGCTGCTCATCGGAATCCGCTGGCTGACGCGCAGCCTCATGGCCAGAAGCCTCAAGGTCCAGGAAGGACTCGGCACCATCGGCGCCAAGGTCCAGGAGAGCCTAGCCGGAATCCACGTCGTCAAGGCGTACACGCTCGAGGAGCATGAGCGCGCGCAATTCCGCGCGATCAACGACGACTATAATGAACAGGGCCTCGCGCTCGCGCGCGTGCGCGGCGGCATGATGCCGATGATCCGCTCGGCGTCGGCCAGCGCCACGATGATCGTGCTGATCTACGGCGGTCGCATGGTGATGCTGCATCACATGTCGATCGGCGACCTGGTCGCATTCATGAGCTACCTCGGACAGTTGGCATGGCCCACGACCTCGCTCGGCTGGATGATCTCGCTCTACCAGCGCGGCAAAGCTTCGATGAAGCGGCTCGCCGATCTTTTCGACGTGAAGCCGCACGCCGCGATCGCCAACGGCGTCACGGAGTTGCGCGTGCGCGGCGCGATCGAATGGGACAACGTGTCGTTCAGCTACTTCGCGCGCGACGGCATGCCGACCAACGGCAAGACGCAATATGCGCTGCGCGATATCAACGTGAAAGTCTCGCCCGGCGAAAAGCTCGCGATCGTCGGCCGCACCGGCTCGGGCAAATCGACGATGGTCAAGCTGCTGGTGCATCTGCTCGACCCGACCGCGGGCCGCGTGCTGCTCGACGGCGCCGATGTGCGCCAGGTGCCGCTCTCCGCGCTGCGCCACGCAGTTGGGATGGTGCCGCAGGAGCCGACGCTCTTCTCCGACACGCTCGCCCGCAACATCTCGTTCGGCAAAACCAACGCCGACATGGCTGAGGTGGCAGGCGCCGCGCGTATCGCGGGCCTCGAGCCCGATATCGAGGCGCTGGCCAACGGCTTCGAGACGATAGTCGGCGAGCGCGGGATGGCGCTGTCGGGCGGGCAGAAGCAGCGCGTCACGATCGCGCGGCTACTCACCTATAATCCCGGCGTCGTGGTGCTCGACGATGCGCTCTCGAGTGTCGATACCGAAACCGAGAAATCGGTGCTGCACAGCCTCGAGGAAAGCGTGCGCGGCCGCACCACGATCGTCGTCGCGCATCGCGCGTCGACCGTTCGCGACGCCGATCAGATTATCGTGCTCGACGACGGCACCATCGCCGAGCGCGGGACACATGAAGAACTGATGATGCAGCACGGCATCTATGCCGAGCTGTTCCGCCGCCAGTTGATGGAAGAGGAGCTCGAGCAGTACTAG
- a CDS encoding glycosyltransferase family 2 protein — protein sequence MSERPKISLVTLTHNEEAMIEQCLKSAWFCDERIIVDSFSTDRTVEIARETGAIVHQREWPGFMAQRTFGVEHATGDWVLILDADEQATHDLGNEILRAVSLPDAADGYRIPRILYHLGQYSPPGSMPDTPVRLFRRERSQIGGRDPHDKVIVNGSLGKLEHPILHFSYSDIADHVATINRLSTTSAEELDADGLTTFRMFANPAWRFINYYFVRGGFLHGAHGLYGAATSAFYVFLKYAKLYERRLNARKSL from the coding sequence ATGAGCGAGCGGCCGAAGATCTCGCTGGTCACGCTGACCCACAACGAAGAGGCCATGATCGAGCAATGCCTCAAGAGTGCATGGTTCTGCGACGAACGGATTATCGTCGATTCGTTCTCGACTGATCGCACGGTTGAGATCGCTCGTGAAACCGGCGCGATTGTCCATCAGCGCGAATGGCCAGGATTCATGGCGCAGCGAACCTTCGGCGTCGAGCACGCGACTGGAGACTGGGTGCTTATCCTCGATGCCGACGAGCAGGCGACGCACGACCTTGGCAACGAAATCCTGCGCGCGGTTTCGTTGCCCGACGCCGCCGACGGCTATCGCATCCCGCGCATCCTCTATCACCTTGGGCAGTATTCGCCGCCTGGATCGATGCCAGATACTCCGGTGCGGCTTTTTCGCCGTGAGCGCTCGCAAATCGGCGGCCGCGATCCCCACGACAAAGTGATCGTGAACGGCAGCCTCGGCAAGCTCGAGCATCCGATTCTGCACTTCAGCTATAGCGACATCGCCGACCACGTCGCGACGATCAACCGCCTCAGCACGACCTCCGCAGAGGAGCTCGATGCCGACGGTCTGACCACGTTCCGGATGTTCGCGAATCCCGCCTGGCGCTTCATCAATTACTACTTCGTGCGCGGCGGATTTCTGCACGGCGCACACGGCTTATATGGCGCGGCGACCTCTGCTTTCTATGTATTCCTCAAGTACGCCAAGCTTTACGAGCGGCGGCTGAATGCCCGCAAATCGCTCTGA
- a CDS encoding Mrp/NBP35 family ATP-binding protein, translating into MPSPQEILTELKKIKYPGFSRDIVSFGLIKDIEVAFAGVTVALAATTAKPEIVEQIVTEVKQTVGAMPGVPAVNVQIEQAPAPQQRAAAMPSRKPIPGVKHIVAVASGKGGVGKSTVAVNLSLALSALGWRVGLMDADVYGPSVAMMVGVLEAPKLTDDRRIIPLERYGIRYVSMALFINDETPVIWRGPMVTKLETEFLFNVEWGELDCLVLDLPPGTGDAQLTITQRVALDGGVIVTTPQEIALLDVKRGVAMFQEVSVPVLGVVENMSYYVCRKCSHRHEIFAHGGGARYAEELGVPFLGELPIVRELREGGDEARPIVATNPAHPVSGTFKTIASKVIEQLQHSTN; encoded by the coding sequence ATGCCGAGTCCGCAGGAAATTCTCACCGAACTCAAGAAAATCAAATACCCCGGCTTCAGCCGCGACATCGTGTCGTTCGGCCTGATCAAGGATATCGAAGTCGCATTTGCCGGCGTGACCGTCGCGCTCGCCGCGACTACGGCCAAACCCGAAATCGTCGAGCAGATTGTTACCGAGGTTAAGCAAACTGTCGGGGCAATGCCGGGCGTGCCTGCCGTCAACGTTCAGATCGAGCAGGCGCCAGCGCCGCAGCAGCGTGCAGCTGCAATGCCCTCGCGCAAGCCGATTCCCGGCGTGAAGCACATCGTCGCCGTCGCGAGCGGCAAGGGTGGCGTCGGCAAATCTACAGTCGCGGTGAATCTGTCGCTCGCATTGAGCGCTCTTGGATGGCGCGTCGGTCTGATGGACGCCGACGTTTACGGCCCCAGTGTCGCGATGATGGTTGGAGTGCTCGAGGCGCCGAAGCTCACCGACGATCGGCGCATCATCCCGCTCGAACGCTACGGTATCCGCTACGTCTCGATGGCGCTGTTCATCAACGATGAAACGCCCGTCATCTGGCGCGGCCCAATGGTCACGAAGCTCGAGACCGAATTCCTGTTCAACGTGGAATGGGGCGAGCTCGATTGCCTCGTGCTCGACCTGCCACCCGGCACTGGCGATGCGCAGCTTACGATCACGCAACGGGTCGCGCTCGACGGCGGCGTGATCGTGACCACGCCGCAGGAAATCGCGCTGCTCGACGTCAAGCGCGGCGTTGCGATGTTCCAGGAAGTCAGCGTCCCCGTCCTCGGCGTGGTCGAGAACATGAGCTACTACGTGTGCCGCAAGTGCAGTCATCGCCACGAGATATTCGCGCATGGCGGCGGCGCTCGATACGCTGAGGAGTTGGGCGTGCCCTTCCTCGGCGAATTGCCTATCGTGCGCGAGCTGCGCGAAGGCGGCGACGAGGCGCGCCCGATCGTCGCGACGAATCCGGCGCATCCGGTGAGCGGAACCTTCAAAACGATCGCATCGAAAGTGATCGAACAGCTTCAGCATTCGACGAATTGA
- a CDS encoding DUF4838 domain-containing protein, with translation MRDSSIVSHSMRIELGGDSSNSAAAQKLDGDSFAVSRNAQNAIAIHAGSERGLIHAAASVLEHLGAQFPVGAPPIFPHIEARRIAAIESFAVTPAFKRRAFVSDIMTWNYLFPERLALHLEHDREFIPWMARRGINAFSYIRHAHDTRLKIDELSPLLASRGIDAEYGGHVLQTLLPREQFGSHPEYFPATDDGERMAAGNLCVSNPAAMKLVREGALKYVRDCPENTLLHIWGADVKRGAWCRCGACRELSPQLQYMAVVNAIAEALSADASAPPVAYLAYHDTIEPHPALKPRDNVWFEWAPRERCYVHAIDDASCEINPRYLDTLKRYIDLFDGRGHVFEYYADSILFSGLGFAMPQVIAADLRCYRALGIESISCLTFGAYSALAYPVNLEAFVRGSRDVDFDPETVVKDTANGRHPLCGAAMTGAYRTVAAASKLVLDYGDVVPVMKIEPARRDRKRTDLAQASSIFVRAVAAAESITNAVRSPLTNSERELWRFSSAILGGLSDYLDALQSRDVPRGEDAIKKLDGAIEHIRRIDPPIKGTWGPYDLEWMRELWLGGLRRALGAGQQPAEDIF, from the coding sequence GTGCGCGACTCGTCAATCGTATCGCATTCGATGCGAATCGAGCTGGGCGGTGACTCCTCAAATTCAGCAGCGGCCCAAAAGCTCGATGGCGATAGTTTTGCCGTTTCACGCAATGCTCAAAACGCTATAGCGATCCACGCGGGGAGCGAGCGCGGACTCATTCACGCCGCAGCGAGCGTCCTCGAACATCTCGGCGCGCAATTCCCGGTGGGCGCGCCACCCATCTTTCCGCACATCGAAGCTCGGAGAATAGCTGCGATCGAGAGCTTTGCCGTGACGCCAGCATTCAAACGGCGGGCGTTCGTATCCGACATCATGACGTGGAACTACCTCTTCCCCGAGCGCCTCGCGCTGCATCTCGAGCACGATCGCGAGTTCATTCCGTGGATGGCGCGGCGCGGCATCAATGCGTTCTCCTACATCCGGCACGCGCACGACACGCGGCTTAAAATCGATGAGCTGTCGCCGCTGCTTGCCTCGCGTGGAATCGATGCCGAGTACGGCGGTCATGTCCTCCAAACCCTGCTGCCGCGCGAGCAGTTCGGCTCGCACCCCGAATACTTTCCCGCTACCGACGACGGCGAGCGGATGGCGGCCGGCAACCTTTGCGTGTCGAATCCCGCGGCGATGAAGCTCGTGCGCGAGGGCGCGCTCAAGTACGTGCGCGATTGTCCGGAAAACACTCTCCTGCATATTTGGGGCGCCGATGTGAAACGGGGCGCGTGGTGCCGATGCGGCGCGTGCCGTGAGCTTTCGCCGCAGCTTCAGTATATGGCGGTCGTGAACGCAATTGCTGAGGCGCTCAGCGCAGACGCGTCCGCGCCGCCGGTTGCGTATCTCGCTTATCACGACACAATCGAGCCGCATCCGGCGCTCAAGCCGCGTGACAATGTGTGGTTCGAATGGGCGCCGCGCGAGCGATGCTACGTGCACGCGATCGACGACGCATCGTGCGAGATCAATCCGCGCTATCTCGATACTCTGAAACGTTATATCGATCTGTTCGACGGCCGCGGCCACGTGTTCGAGTACTACGCCGACTCGATCCTGTTCAGCGGGCTCGGTTTCGCGATGCCGCAGGTGATCGCCGCCGATCTGAGGTGTTATCGCGCGCTCGGGATCGAGAGCATTTCGTGTCTGACCTTCGGCGCCTACAGCGCGCTCGCTTATCCCGTCAATCTCGAAGCATTCGTGCGCGGCTCGCGGGATGTTGATTTCGATCCCGAGACGGTCGTGAAGGATACTGCGAACGGCCGCCACCCGCTATGCGGTGCTGCGATGACCGGGGCGTATCGAACAGTCGCGGCTGCTTCGAAGCTGGTTCTCGATTACGGCGACGTTGTGCCGGTGATGAAGATCGAGCCCGCGCGCCGCGATCGGAAGCGCACCGATTTGGCGCAGGCTTCTTCGATCTTCGTACGCGCGGTCGCTGCGGCCGAATCGATCACGAACGCGGTGCGCAGCCCGCTAACCAACAGTGAGCGCGAGCTGTGGCGCTTCAGCTCCGCGATCCTTGGCGGACTCTCCGACTATCTCGATGCGTTGCAATCGCGCGACGTGCCGCGCGGCGAAGACGCGATCAAAAAGCTCGACGGCGCGATCGAGCATATCCGGCGCATCGATCCGCCGATCAAAGGAACCTGGGGCCCGTATGACCTTGAATGGATGCGCGAGCTTTGGTTAGGAGGTTTGCGCAGAGCGCTCGGAGCGGGGCAGCAGCCCGCGGAGGACATATTCTGA